A single window of Nocardioides kongjuensis DNA harbors:
- a CDS encoding phosphoribosyltransferase-like protein — MSPDSSGSDNVEPLESHRQALEQFAEELLRPYIERVTAGHLVREPKEFNDPIWGTIRLSPLEVTILDSPLLQRLRRIRQLGVVHLVYMAATHTRLEHSLGVVHEVQQIVASLNARGIVNVSPESSKVINDSLLETLRLAALCHDVGHGAMSHVSEFALEGNRECRSLIQAFGAQADTSHDSQLSEMAAYYLLGSPAFGQLLRITRARLGLPPKDDQASLMQKLIIGARIDDEIVLAHEIISGPYDADKLDYLARDATMCGVPIVSDVTRLIQKVRATRAVPDQLPAPLQTSLSNRPHGYIIMGLARSGGSTLMELALARVLMFDKVYRHHAVRAAESMVFEIVSRLADLTDCRPGIVPLLLSDEQLLDLTETSVLQFINRQADQLSSNELAMVGTIADLAERLRHRRLFVRGFAIAGTMTNDTFKDDEDHASGLKLFLQDLGNPTTRSRIKAAIVDRLRQIIVTLDLNDAFDHLEPHLDSYIQLSPPKSAPKTLGTDTDHAFLVDEDGRLTSFNDDAPETAGWSDAYIATHDLGHVFCPSELAPYVFLAAEAELRATHAVHLPASMLPYAKQSREALDQIRRDLTKAGFYDDLPTDLRPDPRAFGHAAFDTRVASAVKKLDGYVGPVMGDDQVRGNTTRAATARLRNFLKQFDNDNEQFIELALRLLEGTRQITRLDLREALLGLLETHPTFAGANLCALGSLKDSSAIFANLALDAGRDHDMHARDLRDALQEERPIVFIDDFIGKGSQTKDIIQTWLGLERTEDLDEDRDELGTVQQELLRGRQLGFVYVAGLTDGKPALEDFLSEQALDGTVHVHLPQSEIPTLDSVLGADENFADFKAFLKDAGMRALINHHGKARTDEWRAERALGYGGHALLFTSMFNTPTTTLTALWAGSDSAVWQPIFPRRNKN; from the coding sequence GTGTCGCCCGATTCGTCTGGCTCGGACAATGTCGAGCCCTTGGAGTCTCATCGCCAGGCGTTGGAGCAATTCGCTGAGGAACTCCTGCGGCCCTACATCGAACGCGTGACTGCTGGTCACCTTGTACGAGAGCCGAAGGAGTTCAACGACCCGATCTGGGGCACGATTCGACTGTCGCCACTAGAGGTGACGATTCTCGACTCGCCTCTGCTGCAGCGGCTGCGGCGGATCCGGCAGTTGGGCGTTGTCCATCTTGTCTACATGGCAGCGACGCACACACGCCTCGAACACAGTCTCGGCGTGGTGCACGAAGTTCAGCAGATCGTGGCAAGCCTCAATGCGCGTGGCATCGTGAATGTCTCCCCGGAGTCGAGCAAAGTCATCAACGACTCTCTTCTCGAGACCCTGCGGCTCGCCGCGCTTTGCCACGACGTCGGGCACGGCGCGATGTCCCACGTGTCGGAGTTCGCCCTGGAAGGCAACCGGGAGTGTCGCAGCCTGATTCAGGCATTTGGCGCCCAGGCCGACACATCCCATGACAGCCAACTCTCAGAGATGGCAGCCTACTACCTGTTGGGATCACCTGCCTTTGGTCAGCTCCTTCGCATAACACGAGCCCGGCTCGGCCTGCCCCCGAAAGATGATCAGGCTTCCCTGATGCAGAAACTGATCATTGGAGCGCGGATCGACGACGAAATCGTCCTGGCACACGAGATCATCAGTGGCCCCTACGACGCCGACAAGCTCGACTACCTGGCGCGCGACGCAACCATGTGTGGTGTGCCGATCGTCTCGGACGTTACTCGGCTGATCCAGAAAGTTCGGGCGACCAGAGCCGTTCCGGACCAGTTGCCGGCTCCCCTCCAGACGAGCCTTTCCAACCGACCTCACGGCTACATCATCATGGGCTTGGCCCGGTCGGGCGGCAGCACGCTCATGGAGCTGGCCCTAGCTCGCGTGCTGATGTTCGACAAGGTGTACCGACACCATGCAGTTCGTGCCGCGGAGTCGATGGTGTTCGAGATCGTCAGCCGACTGGCAGATCTGACGGACTGCCGTCCCGGGATTGTTCCACTGCTTCTCAGCGACGAGCAGCTGCTCGACCTCACCGAGACCAGCGTCCTGCAGTTCATCAACCGGCAGGCAGACCAACTCAGTTCGAACGAGTTGGCGATGGTCGGCACCATCGCCGACCTCGCCGAACGCCTGAGGCACCGACGACTGTTCGTCCGAGGCTTTGCGATCGCGGGCACAATGACCAACGACACCTTCAAGGATGACGAGGACCACGCGAGCGGTCTGAAGTTGTTCCTCCAGGATCTCGGCAATCCGACCACGCGATCCCGGATCAAGGCAGCCATCGTTGACCGGTTGCGCCAGATCATCGTCACGCTCGACCTGAACGACGCCTTCGATCATCTTGAGCCCCACCTCGATTCCTACATCCAGCTCAGCCCGCCCAAGTCAGCACCGAAGACACTCGGCACGGACACGGATCATGCCTTCCTGGTGGACGAGGACGGTCGTCTCACCAGCTTCAACGACGACGCTCCTGAGACGGCCGGATGGTCGGACGCCTACATCGCAACCCACGACCTCGGACACGTCTTCTGTCCGTCCGAGTTGGCGCCGTACGTGTTCCTCGCCGCTGAAGCAGAACTACGGGCGACCCACGCTGTCCACCTGCCCGCGTCGATGCTTCCGTACGCAAAGCAAAGTAGAGAGGCACTCGACCAGATCCGTCGGGATCTTACGAAGGCCGGCTTCTACGACGACCTTCCAACTGACCTTCGCCCAGATCCCAGGGCGTTCGGGCACGCCGCGTTCGACACCAGAGTCGCGTCTGCGGTCAAGAAGCTGGACGGGTACGTGGGGCCGGTCATGGGTGACGATCAGGTGCGTGGCAATACGACGCGTGCGGCAACGGCCCGGCTACGCAACTTCCTCAAGCAGTTCGACAACGACAATGAGCAGTTCATCGAGTTGGCGCTTCGCCTGCTCGAAGGAACTCGCCAGATCACTCGCCTCGATCTCAGAGAAGCACTGTTGGGGCTCCTCGAGACACATCCGACCTTCGCCGGCGCCAATCTGTGTGCACTGGGTTCGTTGAAAGACTCCTCAGCGATCTTCGCCAACTTGGCACTCGACGCGGGGCGCGACCACGACATGCACGCTCGAGACCTTCGAGACGCCCTTCAGGAAGAGCGACCGATCGTCTTTATCGACGACTTCATCGGGAAGGGGAGCCAGACCAAGGACATCATCCAGACCTGGCTAGGGTTGGAACGCACCGAAGACCTCGACGAGGACCGCGACGAACTAGGTACCGTCCAGCAGGAACTACTACGTGGCCGTCAACTTGGGTTCGTGTACGTCGCGGGCCTGACTGATGGGAAGCCGGCGCTAGAGGACTTCCTGAGCGAGCAGGCCCTCGATGGCACCGTCCATGTCCACCTCCCACAGTCGGAGATTCCAACGTTGGATTCGGTCTTGGGCGCTGACGAAAATTTCGCCGATTTCAAAGCATTCCTGAAAGACGCAGGAATGCGCGCGCTCATCAACCACCACGGCAAGGCTCGCACCGACGAATGGCGCGCCGAGCGAGCGCTCGGATACGGCGGCCACGCCCTGCTATTCACGTCGATGTTCAACACACCGACCACCACCTTGACGGCACTGTGGGCAGGCAGCGATTCAGCGGTCTGGCAACCAATCTTTCCTCGACGGAACAAGAACTAG
- a CDS encoding helix-turn-helix domain-containing protein produces the protein MPRQSASPERLARARRLGSLVRTLREQRGLSRERLARLADVSTETIRKIESGATASPEVFTFAAIMNHLDATIDDVLAQAQLPDVAPSPEITDQEGL, from the coding sequence ATGCCGCGGCAAAGCGCTTCCCCTGAGCGCTTGGCGCGCGCCCGGCGGCTCGGATCACTCGTCAGGACGCTGCGCGAGCAGAGGGGATTGAGCCGAGAACGACTGGCACGGCTTGCCGACGTGTCCACGGAAACGATCCGGAAGATCGAATCAGGCGCCACCGCGTCACCCGAGGTCTTCACATTCGCGGCCATCATGAACCATCTGGACGCGACGATCGACGACGTGCTGGCTCAAGCTCAGCTTCCTGACGTCGCACCCTCGCCCGAGATCACCGACCAGGAAGGTCTGTAG